The DNA segment CCTGGTAATTGGTTTAGACTTTTTGAGCCAGCACAACATCAATAACAATTCTCCTTATGTGACTTATGATGTGCTGCAGACCAATGACCTTACCTCGCTCAATGCCAATTATTCCAAGTTCAACCGTTCGGGACTGATTACCAAAATAGCAGCCAGTACCGGAGCATCTTCAAAAAGCAGCAATGTGATGAATGTGTATAGTGTATATGCATCCGATGTATTGAATATAACCGAACAGTTACTGGCAATGGCCAGCTTAAGGGTAGACCGTTTCCATAACCAGGGGACAGACAATTACGTTGCCGCTACAAATACTGGTGCTTACCTGCAAACAGCGTTTTCACCTAAATTTGGCCTGGTTTACCAGGTTGTGCCTGATCAGGTGTCTGTTTTTGCGAATTATATGAACGGGTTTAAAAATTCCGGGAATGCCATAGTACTGAGGAATGGTGTTTTCGAAGATAGTGCCCTTAAACCGCAACAAGCTAACCAGATTGAGGCTGGTGTAAAATTAGATGTATTCAGCAACAGGTTAAGCCTTACGGCCACCTATTATGATATTGCTGTAGACAATATGCCACTTAGCTTAACTGCTTCAGATAATGGCACATCACGTAATTATACCGTACAGGATGGTACCCAAAAAAGCAAAGGCTATGAATTTGACCTTACCGCCAATCCTGCAGAAGGCTTTAATGTAGTGCTGGGCTATAGCCATAACGATAGTAAAATGACCAAAGCCAGCCCAACTATTGAAGGGAGAAGACCGGTAAGTGCGGGGCCGGAAGACCTGGTTAACTTTTGGTTGAGTTATACAGTGCCTTATGGCGTGCTGAATGGTTTTGGTGCAGGTTTTGGTGGTAACTACGCCGGCAAAAATATAATTACCAGTACCACAACCACAGGCGATTTTACATTGCCTGCCTATACTGTATTGAATGCTTCCTTATTTTATAACATGCAGAAATTCCGTATTGGCTTAAAAATGGACAACCTGACCGATAAGCAATATTTTAAAGGCTGGACAACGGTAGAGGTGCAGCAACCAAGAAGCTTTCTTGCCAATATTTCCTTCAAATTTTAATTGGTGTGCTTGCTGCAAAAAAAAATAAAAAACCAAAAAGCCGGACCAGAAAGGTAGCCGGCTTTTTGCACCTCTGGCTCGGACTGGCTTCGGGGCTTGTGGTTTTTATTCTGGGGGTTACGGGCTGTCTCTATGTTTTTCAGAAAGAGATCTCTGATGTCATATACAGCGATCAGTTGTATGTAAAGCCACCCAAAAATGCCGTTGCCCTGCCGCTTACCCAATTGAAACAGATTGCAGAAAAAGCTTTGAATAGTCCGAATGTAACTGCAACCACTTATGCCGACCCCGAAAAAGCCTGGGAGTTTATGTATTATAAAGCAGGGAACGATAGGGCCTTAACTTTTTTTGGTACAGTAGAAGCCTATAAATCAGCTTTCATCAATCCCTATACAGGTCAGGTAACGGGTATCATGGATTATGAGAAGAATTTTTTTGTCATTGTCAAATATCTGCACTGGAGCCTGTTGTTGAATACCCAATACGGACAGCCTGTAGTAGGCTACAGCACCCTTGTTTTTGTAATAATGCTGATTACAGGAATGATTTTATGGTGGCCTAAAAACCTGAAGAGGAACAATCTCAATAAGAGTTTTAAAGTTAAGTGGAAGGCTAAGTTTAAACGACTCAATTATGACCTGCATAATGTGCCCGGTTTTTATGCCATGCTGATTACACTGGTGCTGGCACTTACCGGAATGGTATGGGCCATGAAATGGTTCCAGACCCTAGTCTATGTAGTGGCTTCACAATCTATAACACCTCCAAAACCAAACCGTTTAAGTTCTGATTCTACAGCTGTGGCCATAAAGGAACCTTTGAATATTGCTTTTGAAACCGCAAGGAAACAATTTCCGGATGCAAAAAGAATTGCCCTGTCTGCCCCAGACGGGAACAGTAAAGCCGCTGTGATCCGTGCTTTTGGCTACCGCGGCAAAGAAAACTATTACGATGTGGATGCCCTGCAGTTTGACCAGTTTACCGGGAAACTGCTTGGCCGTGAAAACTTTAAGGACAAGAACAATGGCGAAAAGCTCATCCGCATGAACTATGACATCCATGTAGGGGCGGTATTGGGCCTGCCAGGGAAAATACTGGCCTTTTTTGCCAGCTTAATTGCCGCCAGTTTACCCATTACCGGCTTTATCATCTGGTGGGGGCGTGGTAAAAAGAAAAAAGCCGCTATTTAGTATTCTTGCGCCAAACCTCGTAAATCTTAGCCCCTTTACTGCTCAGACCGCTATGGTGCCAGTCGCCATTTTCCAGCTTTCCATCAAATACCAGTGCTGCGCCTACACGACTGTTGTCGCGAGAAAAGAATTCAATGTTTTCGGTGTATTTGCCATCCTTAAAGGTATAGGAGCCACCACCGGTACCCGAGAACTGCTTCTTTGCAGGATCAATAGCCACCCATTGAAACTTAGTGCCAGTCAGCATTTTATAGGTCTGCCTGGTGCCTGTTTGGTGGAGAGGGGTAATTTTTCCGTCATCAGCCATGCGGCCCGTAATGCGCCAAAGTCCGGCAAGCGGAGCCTTGCTGTCGTCTACACGGTCAAAACTCACCTGGCCTTCCGGAACATCCAGCGACAGCTCGTTTGCTGTAAGGTTAAAGGGGATATCGGTTATTTTACCCACCTTAGTAGAATCGGCACTGTTAAATAAGGAAGTGCAGACCAGCTTGCTGCCCTTTGTTTCATAGTTGCCGCCCTGGGTCATGATAAACTGTTTTCCCTGGTATACAGTGTGAAAATAAAAGCCGTCGCTAAACAGCAGCTGGTGTGTTTTATTGCCTTCGCTCAGTTGCCAGGCCCCATTAACAGCTGTGGTTTGTGCGTTTAATTTGGAAAATGCAGTGCTACAGATCAGTACAGTAAACAACAATAATTTCATGGTCTTTGGGCCATCGCTTTTAATACTGGGGCAAAAGGCATTATAAATATAACAATTAAGCATCAGGAGCGTGTTAAAATTTGTTAAATTAAGGACTTATGTGTATCCGCTTCTTTATTTTTGATGAATAGTAAATGAAAAAAAGGAGCCTTTGGCTAATTACCGGACTCATGACCGTAGCATTGCTCGGTGTGTTTGTAATGCAATTGTATTACATCAGGCAGGCCTATAACCTAAATTCCCAGCTATTTGAACAGGATGTGAACCAGGCATTAAATGCGGTGGTTACCAAAGTACAAAAACGCAATGCAGCCTTGCACATCAGCAGGAAGGACAGGCAAATGGAGCTGGAAAGGAAGGCCGAGGTGCAGGACCAGGCCAAACAGCTGGTAGAATATAAGGACCGCTTTAAAGAAGAAGCGCAAAAGCGCGTACTGGAACGGCAGCGGCTCATTGTAGCCGACCTGAACCAGACCGATCTTGAGATCAGAAAGTCATACGCCAATCCCATCCTGATCTCTGAAGATGAATTTCGTGCTGCCTCCGATCTGGGTAATCCCAATAAATCGCCGGTGCATGTAGACGTAAATGTAGGGCTTGATGCTTTTGGAAATGTAGTTGCCGGACAGATCAAATCGACCTTTGTACAGGAAAGACCGAAGCTTTTTAATGTAGCGCAGACTAAACTGCCAGATAGTATCCATTACCTGGCAGTTGATCCCGGTACCGGGAAAAATGTGCTGATCAGTGTAAGAACAGTGAGTGCTGAACTGGAAAGGAAATTTATCCTGGAAGATAACCTGGCCAAAAGGAAGTACGATGAAGGCTTGAAAAGGTTGATGTCCGATACCATTCCAATGAAGCCGGGGGCCGATATCCTGTTGCAGGACGTGGCCAAGGAGATGCGCGATGCCAATGTGCCGCTGAGTAAAATGATTGCTAAAGATGTGCTGGATACCCTCATCAAGAAGGAGCTGCTGAACAGGAACATTACACTCAAATATGATTTCTGGGTAGGCCTGGCACAAAAGGATTCCCTGGTGTATCGGAAAGCGGCCAACACAACCGGAGAATTATTACCTAAAAATACCTATAAAGCAACACTTTTTAATTCTGTGATTCGCGATCCGGGTATGTTATACCTGTATTTTCCAAATAAAAACTCACTCATATTTGCTAATCTAAGTGTAACGATGGCCTCTTCTGCGGGATTGTTGTTGGTGCTGATCTTCATTTTTGCCTATACCATTTACACCATTCTGAGGCAGAAAAAGATTTCTGAAATGAAGACGGACTTTATCAACAACATGACCCATGAATTTAAAACACCCGTAGCCACCATTATGATTGCCAGTGAGGCCCTTAAGGATCCGGAGATTGTAGCGGATAAAAGCCGCATCAGCAGGCTCGCCGGAATTATCTATGATGAGAATGTACGTTTGGGTAACCACATAGAAAGGGTGCTGAGCATTGCACGACTGGAAAAGAAAGAGTTAAAACTGGAGCATAAGGAAGTGAATATCCACGACCTGATCACGGCGGTGGTAGACAGCATGAACCTGCAGCTGCAAAAGAAAAATGCCCGGGTAACCTTAAACCTGGAAGCCCTTCAGCCAGTTATTTTGGGTGATGAGCTGCACCTGTCCAATGTATTTTATAATCTGGTAGACAATGCCAATAAATACAGTTCGGAAAATCCTAAAATTACCATCACCACCAGG comes from the Pedobacter heparinus DSM 2366 genome and includes:
- a CDS encoding PepSY-associated TM helix domain-containing protein, whose amino-acid sequence is MLAAKKNKKPKSRTRKVAGFLHLWLGLASGLVVFILGVTGCLYVFQKEISDVIYSDQLYVKPPKNAVALPLTQLKQIAEKALNSPNVTATTYADPEKAWEFMYYKAGNDRALTFFGTVEAYKSAFINPYTGQVTGIMDYEKNFFVIVKYLHWSLLLNTQYGQPVVGYSTLVFVIMLITGMILWWPKNLKRNNLNKSFKVKWKAKFKRLNYDLHNVPGFYAMLITLVLALTGMVWAMKWFQTLVYVVASQSITPPKPNRLSSDSTAVAIKEPLNIAFETARKQFPDAKRIALSAPDGNSKAAVIRAFGYRGKENYYDVDALQFDQFTGKLLGRENFKDKNNGEKLIRMNYDIHVGAVLGLPGKILAFFASLIAASLPITGFIIWWGRGKKKKAAI
- a CDS encoding sensor histidine kinase, with protein sequence MKKRSLWLITGLMTVALLGVFVMQLYYIRQAYNLNSQLFEQDVNQALNAVVTKVQKRNAALHISRKDRQMELERKAEVQDQAKQLVEYKDRFKEEAQKRVLERQRLIVADLNQTDLEIRKSYANPILISEDEFRAASDLGNPNKSPVHVDVNVGLDAFGNVVAGQIKSTFVQERPKLFNVAQTKLPDSIHYLAVDPGTGKNVLISVRTVSAELERKFILEDNLAKRKYDEGLKRLMSDTIPMKPGADILLQDVAKEMRDANVPLSKMIAKDVLDTLIKKELLNRNITLKYDFWVGLAQKDSLVYRKAANTTGELLPKNTYKATLFNSVIRDPGMLYLYFPNKNSLIFANLSVTMASSAGLLLVLIFIFAYTIYTILRQKKISEMKTDFINNMTHEFKTPVATIMIASEALKDPEIVADKSRISRLAGIIYDENVRLGNHIERVLSIARLEKKELKLEHKEVNIHDLITAVVDSMNLQLQKKNARVTLNLEALQPVILGDELHLSNVFYNLVDNANKYSSENPKITITTRNTDKALHIEIADEGIGMTKEHSKRIFDQFYRVPTGNLHDVKGFGLGLNYVQDIIEQMNGSIKVQSEKDKGTTFEINLPLNHNHSK